Proteins co-encoded in one Arachis hypogaea cultivar Tifrunner chromosome 13, arahy.Tifrunner.gnm2.J5K5, whole genome shotgun sequence genomic window:
- the LOC112736204 gene encoding protochlorophyllide-dependent translocon component 52, chloroplastic, whose amino-acid sequence METMISFSAPSFLHIPTPHEPTTPPLRKSMFFSTTTTTNTTTQVTNSPLLSIVHGNKSKSKLFTALSPSPLTESSNTPEAETEVESKGEKFDWYSQWYPVMPICDLDKRAPHGKKVLGIDVVVWWDRNESAWKVFDDACPHRLAPLSEGRIDQWGRLQCVYHGWCFNGSGDCKLIPQAPPDAPPFHTFKKACVAAYPSTVQSGILWFWPNSDPQYKDILERKKPPYIPEIDDPSYTSLMGNRDIPYGYEVLIENLMDPAHVPYAHYGIMRTQKPKVKVDREGGRPLELAIEKLDVNGFLAEQGWSKSKFMPPCVFYAYSHDQPAPSGENQKSSKQKKFSLIFVCIPVSPGKSRLIWCFPRNFGLWMDKIVPRWFFHVGQNLILDSDLYLLHVEEYKLMDVGSANWAKACFVPTKSDALVVGFRKWLNKYAGGQVDWRGKYSGVLAPTPPREQLFDRYWSHVVNCRSCNLAYKSLNVAEVALQIICVASIGIVAAMKQGTMSTFTRSSMVVVAVLSFALSRWLAHFIYKNFRYHDYNHAFR is encoded by the exons TCTTTCTCtgctccttcatttcttcacatCCCAACACCGCATGAACCAACAACCCCACCACTTAGGAAATCCATGTTCTTCagcactactactactactaatactACTACTCAAGTAACCAATTCACCATTACTCTCTATAGTTCATGGAAACAAATCAAAATCCAAGCTTTTCACTGCCTTGTCACCATCTCCATTGACAGAATCCAGCAACACACCTGAGGCTGAGACGGAAGTTGAATCAAAGGGAGAGAAGTTTGATTGGTACTCTCAGTGGTATCCAGTGATGCCAATATGTGACCTTGACAAGAGGGCACCCCACGGGAAGAAAGTTTTGGGGATTGATGTGGTTGTGTGGTGGGATAGGAATGAGAGTGCATGGAAGGTGTTTGATGATGCATGCCCTCACAGATTGGCACCTTTGTCTGAGGGAAGGATCGATCAATGGGGCAGATTGCAGTGTGTCTACCATGGTTGGTGTTTTAATGGCTCTGGGGACTGTAAGCTCATTCCTCAGGCACCCCCTGATGCTCCTCCG TTTCATACCTTCAAAAAAGCATGTGTAGCCGCATACCCAAGTACCGTGCAGAGTGGTATCTTGTGGTTTTGGCCAAATTCTGATCCTCAATATAAAGATATTCTTGAAAGAAAGAAACCCCCATACATACCAGAGATTGATGATCCCTCATACACTAGCTTGATGGGAAACAGAGATATTCCTTATGG CTATGAGGTGCTGATAGAGAACCTTATGGACCCTGCACATGTTCCGTACGCACATTATGGAATAATGCGTACGCAGAAACCAAAAG TGAAAGTTGATAGAGAAGGAGGCAGGCCACTAGAATTGGCAATTGAAAAGTTAGATGTCAACGGTTTTTTAGCAGAGCAGGGTTGGAGCAAAAGCAAATTCATGCCGCCATGCGTATTTTATGCATATAGCCATGATCAACCAGCCCCATCCGGTGAAAATCAG AAGTCATCAAAACAGAAGAAATTTTCCTTAATCTTTGTTTGCATTCCGGTTAGTCCTGGTAAAAGCAGACTGATATGGTGCTTCCCACGAAACTTTGGACTGTGGATGGACAAAATTGTGCCGCGGTGGTTTTTTCATGTTGGACAAAACCTTATTCTAGATTCAGATTTATATCTTCTTCATGTTGAG GAATACAAACTTATGGATGTTGGTTCAGCGAACTGGGCGAAAGCCTGTTTCGTGCCAACAAAGTCAGATGCACTTGTGGTCGGTTTTAGAAAGTGGCTAAACAAGTATGCAGGTGGGCAAGTTGATTGGAGAGGTAAATACAGTGGAGTTCTTGCGCCAACGCCACCCAGGGAGCAGCTTTTTGACAGGTATTGGTCGCATGTGGTGAACTGCCGGAGCTGCAACCTTGCATATAAGAGCCTCAATGTGGCTGAAGTGGCGCTTCAGATCATATGTGTTGCTTCAATAGGGATTGTTGCTGCAATGAAGCAGGGAACCATGTCTACATTCACAAGAAGTTCAATGGTTGTggttgcagtgctctcattcgcCTTGTCTCGTTGGCTAGCTCACTTCATATACAAGAATTTCCGTTATCATGATTACAACCATGCATTCCGCTGA
- the LOC112736209 gene encoding uncharacterized protein: protein MKDSHSHPSSSAAAATTAAEPIAQNMIKLISNLCFSVFVFSVLIFTVIAITYQPPDPWLQSAPALTTLFTQSENATFHIDTSIIKTGEDISPSPQDPPLPFPSQSAAAPAVTEAVIEKAEERIANLTPPLASPADSDDAVGVVRGPCADAAASGTLNCSDPRVLIAVERFNLRTFKSIAFFDYQTPVNGSTADECDVAWRFRNKREKSWRKYRDFRRFKLQLTDDCKYKVVHAGRWHSGSNARRNPALRPRNEGARSGANGKGKALPKISNRDDEINDTIPTLGSAINFRNGKYLYYSRGGDYCKGMNHYMWSFLCGLGEAMFLNRTFVMDLSVCLAATYNPSHKDEEGKDFRYYFDFEHLKEVASIVEEGEFVRDWKKWDKTHLKRNKVPVRKVVTHKATPMQLKKDKSTIIWRQFDAPEPENYWYRVCEGEAAKYIQRPWHALWKSKRLMNIVTEISGRMDWDFDAVHVVRGEKAQNKELWPHLDYDTSPDVLVEKLKGMIQPQRNLYIATNEPFYNYFDKLRPNYKVHLLDDYKELWGTTSEWYNETTLLNNGKPVEFDGYMRAAVDTEVFYRGKTHVETFYNLTKDCKDGVNTC, encoded by the coding sequence ATGAAGGACTCACACTCACACCCAAGCAGCTCCGCCGCCGCCGCCACCACGGCAGCGGAGCCAATAGCACAGAACATGATAAAGCTCATAAGCAACCTCTGTTTCTCTGTCTTCGTTTTCTCGGTCCTAATCTTCACCGTCATTGCCATTACCTACCAGCCACCAGACCCATGGCTCCAATCAGCGCCAGCACTCACTACTCTCTTCACCCAATCAGAAAATGCCACGTTTCACATCGACACTTCTATCATCAAAACCGGCGAGGATATTTCCCCTTCGCCACAGGATCCGCCGCTTCCCTTTCCTTCACAATCGGCCGCCGCTCCTGCCGTCACGGAGGCCGTCATCGAGAAGGCCGAGGAGCGGATCGCAAATTTAACCCCGCCGTTAGCTTCCCCTGCCGACTCTGATGACGCCGTCGGCGTCGTCCGCGGACCCTGCGCCGACGCAGCCGCCTCCGGAACCCTAAACTGCTCCGATCCTCGCGTCTTGATTGCAGTCGAGAGGTTCAACCTAAGGACTTTCAAGTCGATCGCGTTCTTTGATTACCAGACGCCGGTGAACGGCTCTACAGCCGACGAGTGCGACGTCGCGTGGCGGTTCCGGAACAAGAGGGAGAAGTCGTGGCGGAAGTACCGTGACTTCCGGCGGTTCAAGCTGCAGCTCACCGACGATTGTAAGTACAAGGTGGTGCACGCCGGCCGATGGCATTCAGGTAGCAATGCGCGGAGGAACCCGGCGCTCCGTCCGCGAAATGAAGGTGCTCGCAGTGGTGCCAACGGTAAGGGTAAGGCTTTGCCAAAAATTTCAAACCGTGATGATGAGATTAATGATACTATTCCTACTTTGGGATCCGCAATTAACTTTAGGAATGGCAAGTATCTGTATTATTCAAGGGGTGGGGATTATTGCAAAGGGATGAATCATTATATGTGGAGTTTCTTGTGTGGATTGGGTGAGGCTATGTTTTTGAATAGGACTTTTGTGATGGATTTGAGTGTTTGCTTAGCTGCAACATATAATCCTAGCCATAAGGATGAGGAAGGGAAGGATTTTCGGTATTATTTCGATTTCGAGCATCTGAAGGAGGTGGCTTCCATTGTGGAGGAAGGTGAGTTCGTGAGAGATTGGAAGAAGTGGGATAAGACCCATTTGAAGAGGAACAAGGTTCCTGTTAGGAAGGTTGTGACACACAAGGCGACTCCCATGCAGCTTAAGAAGGACAAGAGCACCATCATTTGGAGGCAGTTTGATGCGCCAGAGCCGGAGAATTACTGGTATAGAGTCTGCGAAGGCGAGGCTGCAAAGTATATTCAGAGGCCCTGGCATGCTTTGTGGAAGTCCAAGAGGTTGATGAATATTGTTACAGAGATCAGTGGAAGGATGGACTGGGATTTTGATGCAGTCCATGTGGTTCGAGGGGAGAAAGCTCAGAACAAGGAGCTGTGGCCTCATTTAGATTACGACACATCGCCGGATGTTCTTGTTGAGAAGCTGAAAGGAATGATCCAACCTCAGAGGAATTTGTATATTGCCACCAATGAGCCTTTCTACAATTACTTCGACAAGTTGAGACCCAACTACAAGGTCCATTTGCTTGATGATTATAAGGAACTGTGGGGAACTACGAGTGAGTGGTACAACGAAACCACACTTCTCAACAACGGAAAACCCGTCGAGTTTGATGGATACATGAGAGCTGCAGTCGATACAGAAGTCTTTTATCGTGGTAAGACACACGTGGAGACATTCTATAATTTGACTAAAGATTGCAAGGACGGCGTAAATACATGCTGA
- the LOC112736210 gene encoding large ribosomal subunit protein eL32z, translating into MAVPLLSKKIVKKRVKKFKRPQSDRKISVKENWRRPKGIDSRVRRKFKGCTLMPNIGYGSDKKTRHYLPNGFKKFVVHNVKDLELLMMHNRTYCAEIAHNVSTRKRKDIVERAAQLDVVVTNKTARLRSQEDE; encoded by the exons ATGGCGGTGCCGTTGCTTTCGAAGAAGATCGTGAAGAAGAGGGTCAAGAAGTTCAAGAGGCCCCAGAGCGACCGCAAGATCTCCGTTAAG GAAAACTGGCGCAGACCCAAGGGTATTGATTCTCGTGTGAGGAGAAAGTTTAAGGGATGCACTTTGATGCCAAATATTGGTTACGGGTCTGACAAGAAGACCCGACACTATCTTCCCAATGGTTTCAAGAAATTTGTTGTTCACAATGTTAAGGACTTGGAACTGCTCATGATGCACAACAG GACCTACTGTGCAGAGATTGCACACAATGTATCAACAAGGAAGAGGAAGGATATAGTAGAGAGAGCTGCCCAGCTTGATGTGGTAGTGACAAACAAGACTGCCAGGCTACGTAGCCAGGAGGACGAGTAG